Proteins co-encoded in one Spirosoma endbachense genomic window:
- a CDS encoding 1-acyl-sn-glycerol-3-phosphate acyltransferase, which translates to MLSALTRWLFKVAGWQVVGPVPHLPKGIWAVAPHTTNWDFLVGLGVRPTIHIWIQYLAKSSLFTWYSGWLFRLLGGKPVYRDKSHNLVDAIVAIFNQNEQLQICIAPEGTRSNVSKLKTGFYYIALKAHVPIIPVGFDWPRKLVIIGKPIYVTGNYETDMFPFYEFFSQVHGIRKDWLKKWEETGVIDWKS; encoded by the coding sequence ATGCTCAGTGCCCTCACCCGTTGGTTATTTAAAGTCGCCGGTTGGCAGGTTGTTGGCCCTGTACCACACTTACCCAAGGGCATTTGGGCAGTTGCTCCTCATACAACCAACTGGGACTTTCTGGTCGGGTTAGGTGTCCGCCCGACCATTCACATCTGGATTCAATATCTCGCCAAAAGTTCGCTCTTTACCTGGTATTCAGGCTGGCTTTTTCGACTACTGGGGGGTAAACCGGTATATCGTGATAAATCGCACAACCTGGTCGATGCCATCGTTGCTATATTTAACCAGAATGAACAGCTTCAGATTTGCATAGCACCCGAAGGCACTCGCAGTAATGTGTCAAAGCTAAAAACAGGCTTCTATTACATTGCCCTTAAAGCGCACGTCCCCATTATTCCGGTTGGCTTCGACTGGCCCCGGAAACTAGTTATTATAGGCAAACCCATCTATGTAACAGGCAATTACGAGACGGATATGTTCCCATTTTACGAATTTTTCTCGCAGGTTCACGGCATCAGGAAAGACTGGCTGAAGAAGTGGGAGGAAACAGGTGTGATTGACTGGAAAAGCTAG